The Meiothermus sp. genome segment ACCTATGTTCCTGATAATGCCCAAACGCCCTTTGCGGCAGGCACCTTTAACTATGAAGGTTCGCTGGACTTCCGTACCCCCACCAAGCTGTATCGGCTCACCGGCAAAACCACCGACCTCAAGTTCAGCAACGCCTGCAAGGAAACCTTCGTCGGCGGAAGCTGGAACCTGGAAGACACCCACGGCAACAAGCTATTTGTGGTCTACAACGCCTGCAACAACGTGACCGTGACCTACAACGGCGAGGCTTTATAGCCCTTGGCTCGGTTGTCAAGGCCAAAATTCGCACATCTTCTGGCCCAGGCGAGTACCATACACGTATGGCTCGCCTTTTAATTTTTGTGTTGCTGTTGCTTGGCCCGGCCCTGGCCCAGAACCTGCTCGCACTGGCCCCGCAGGGGGCCGTAGCAGGCTTTTACATGAACGACCTGCGCGGTAGCCGCTACCTGAGCGGTCTGGCTGCCGACTGGAAACAGAGCGGTATGGAGGCTCTGCTGGGCCGCGAACTGGGCAAACAGGCCGGCAACGATGCCGACTTATTGGGTATTGCAGCGGGCGGGGTGGCCATAGCCCTGTATAGCGATGGATTTTTTGTGATTACCCGACCCACCCAGGCAGCCATGCGGGCCCTGCGCAAGGATACCAGGGGACTGCGCCCCCAAGGCGGCTGGCTGGTGGGGGGTGACCAGGATGTCCAGACGGGCTTCAGCCGCGAGCTGGTGTTTATCGCCTCGCCCAGGTATGCCCGTTTGTTTTTGCAAAACCGCCGGGGCCTGCAAGCCCCGGTGCGGGGCGACATCGTGCTGTGGGGTTCACCGCCGCAAGACCTGTTGCAAAGCCTGAACCTGCCCCCCAGGGCCAATGGGGCAGCCCGCACCTTCCGTCGCTTCAGCTACGCCATCCAACTCACTGCCGGCGGCTACACCGAAGAGACTCGCCTGGACGTGAACCCTGCCCCCGACCCCGCCCTGGCCAGCCTGCTGCTGCCCAAAGAGCGCCCCTACAACGCTGCCGACCTTCCCCAGGGCTACTCGGTTTCTACAGGTGTGCTGGATCTGAGCCGGGCAGGCCCCTATCTGTCTGGCCTTTTACGCGATTTTGATGTACGGCTCAATCTCGATTTACGGGCTTTTGGGGCCCGCTATGCTACCGTAACGGTGCAAGGGCCACCCCCCGCCCCCGATGGTCGCAGCGAGGCCATTCTGGGTCACAGCCTGATCTACTGGGAGGTACGCGACCCCGCTACTGCCGAGGCCAACCTGCTGGCGCTCTTGCAGAGCCTGGCCGCCTTTTCTACACCCGATGGGCAGGGCGGCTTCAAGGTGTTGGGCAACGAAGGCGACTTTAAGGCGGTGGAGGTGGGTCTGGGCGGAACCCTCTACTACAAGCTCGAGCCCACCCGCCTGGTGATTGCAACCAGCAAAAGCGCCCTACAAGCGGTGAACAACCCCCCCTGGAGCCAGGATCCCAACTTCCGACGCTTCCGCGCCCGCATTCCGGCCAATGCCATCGGCTACAGCTTTGCTAACCAGGGCTCGAGCTTACAGCAGCAGTTGGGACAGCTGGGTACCACCCTCCCGCAAACCATTGGCAGCGAGCTGGATCAGCAAACCTCCCGCGAGCTGGCCAAAGCCTTGACCAACTTTACAGAGCGACTGGCCAAGCGCTTCGGTTCGGGGCTTTCGTATGCCGTGGTGGAGGGCAACAGCTTGATTAGCCGGGGGTTCTATGAGGTGCGCTGGTAATACCGGATTCAAAAAGATAATCATCCAAACCAAAGATCCCCCAGAGGCTAACTTTTTGAATCCTAGAGCACACCCCTCCCTGTCGGTCGGCGAAGAAAGCGTCTGCCTTCCAAGGGGCTTACGCCCTCCGCTACGCGGATAACTTCCAAGGGGCTTACGCCCTCCGCTACGCGGATAACTTCCAAGGGGCGGTATCGCCCTCCGCTACGCGGATAACTTCGGCCCTGTTAGTTCGCCGCCATCCGGCGCCGAACTAACCGAATCTGGTATTAGGGGTTCAAAATGGCCGCTCGAGCAAAAGCCAGCCCGGTGGCTTGCTCGAAGGCATGGGCTACGGTAAAGATTTGCTCGTCGCACAAAGGTTTGCCGATAAGCTGTACGCCCACCGGCAAGTTACCCTCGAGCCCGGCGGGGATGCTCATGGCGGGCGCACCGGCCAGGTTGACGGCTACGGTATCTATGTCGGCCAGGTACATCGAGAGGGGGTCGCTGGTTTTCTCGCCAAAGCGGAAGGCCGGGAAGGGGCTGGTGGGGGTGAGTAACAGGTTGGCTTGGGTAAAAGCATCGTCCAGGTCGGCTTTTAGTTTGGCCCTCGCCCGCAGGGCTTTGCCGTAGTAGGCATCGTAGTAGCCCGAGGAAAGCACAAAAGTTCCCATCAAAACCCGCCGCTGCACCTCGGGGCCAAAACCATGTTCACGGCTTTGCATCATGGTATCGGCACTATCCAGACCGGGCACCCGCAGGCCATAAAGCGTGCCATCGTAGCGGGCCAGGTTGGAGCTGATCTCGGCGGTGTTGACGATGTAGTAAGCCGCCAGGGCATATTCCAGGGTGGGGATGCTGACCTCCACAAAACGCACCCCCTGCTCCTCCATTACTGTGCGAAAGCGCTCGAGGGCCTCCAGCACGCCCGGCGAGTTGCCCACCGCCAGGGCTTCTTTAACGATGCCAATGGTCATGCCCTGCACTGGGGCCTCTAAAGCCTTCCCGAACTGCGGCACGGCCTCCAGGCTGGTGCTGTCTTTAGGGTCATAGCCACTGATCACATCGCTCAGCAGGGCCAGATCCTTTACCGAGCGGGCCAGCGTACCCACCTGATCCAGACTGCTGGCCGTGGCCACCACCCCATAGCGCGAGATACGACCGTAGGTAGGTTTGAAGCCATAGACCCCGCACAGCGCAGCCGGCTGGCGCACACTGCCACCGGTATCGGTGCCGAGCGCAACCGGCACCATATCGGCTGCGACGGCCGCCGCTGAGCCTCCTGAGGTGCCCCCCGGCACCCGTTCCAGATCCCAGGGGTTGCGGGTAGGGCCAAAAGCCGAATATTCGGTGGAAGAACCCATGGCGAACTCGTCCATGTTGGCCTTGGCCATCACAATAGCCCCTGCCTGCCGGAGCCTTTCGACTACCGTTGCGCTGTATGGGGGCACAAAGGCGGCCAGCATCTTAGAGCCACAGGTGGTCTCGAGGCCCTGGGTGCAGATATTGTCCTTGACGGCAAGCGGAACGCCCGCCAGGGGCAGGTTTTCGCCTCTGGCAAGCCGATGTTCAACAACATGGGCTTCTTCTAGTGCCTGGGGGTTCAGGCGGATAAAGGCATGGATGTGGGGCTCGAGCTGCTCGATGCGCTGCATGTAGCTCTCCACAACTTCCCGAGGTGACCTCTGGCCCGATTGAACGCTTTGCACAATTTCCAACGCCAACATACCGCCCCATGATAAGGCCGATGGGGCCGAAGGTAGCAAATATGGCTTTGGTGCCTGATTTTAAGGATGCTGTTTACGGGTCGCAAGTCTCAGGTCAAAGGCCGCCTTTTCGGGGCGTAGGGCTTGCCGAAATTTTGTCCTGGTGTTCTGGAACAAGTTCTGGAACAAGTTCTGGAACAAGTATCAGGATAACGGGCCTGGGCTATGCCCAATACCTCCAATCACAACCAGCCCTGAATACCGCATTCAAACCAGCTTTGCACATCAGGCCAGGCGGCCCCTCCGCCAAAGGGCAAAAAGGTGACCGGGCCGGGCTCCTTGCGGAACCAGGTGTACTGGCGTTTAGCATAGGCCCGTGTTGCGCTCACCACAGCTTGCTGGGCCTCCTGAAGCGTGTACTCACCTCGCAAATAGCCCGCTACTTCCTTGTAGCCGATGCTCTGCAAGGCGGTGGGCATGTGCGGGTACTGGTTCAGCAAGCGCTCGACCTCCTGAACCAGGCCTTGTGCAAACATTCGCTCGACCCGGGCCTCGAGACGCGGCTTTAGCCACTCCCAGGGGGGCCACAAAATCAGTTTTAGGTACCTGAACCGTGGCGCACGTCTGGGAATCCTGGCCGGTGGCATGCCGGTACGGCGCAGTATCTCCACCGCCCGCACGATGCGGCGGGGGTTGCGCTGCACCCGCAGGGCATCTTCGGGGCTGGCGGCCTCGAGTTCGGCCAGCAAAGGCCCAATCCCCCAGGTTTCAACCACCTTCCACAGCTCGGCCTGAAGCGCGGCATCGGGCTTTGGTAGTTCGTGTAATCCTTCCGATAGCGCTCGAATGTAATAGCCGGTGCCTCCCGCCACCAGGGGAATTCGATTCTGCTCCAGAATCTCTTCGATCGCCTCTTCGGCGCGGCGCACATAGTCAGAGACACTAAAGGGCTGGTTGGGCCACAGCACATCGATCAGGTAGTGCCTGACCCGTTGCTGCTCGGCTTGGCTGGGCTTGGCCGTTCCGATGTCCATCCCCCGGTACACCATGCTGGCATCGGCAGAAACCACCGCCAGCGGGTACCTCTCTCCCAGGCAGAGAGCCAGCTCGGTCTTGCCGGTGGCGGTGGGCCCGGTCAACACTGGAATGGCCGGATGGGGTCGCTGTTTCGCATCACGCATAGCTCATAGCCCAGGGCTTTAATCATGATATCCTCGAGGCCATGACCATTGAGCGCTTTGATGCTATTGAGCGTTTACAAACCATCCGCCAACAACTCGACGAGCTCTCGAGGCGGTTTGCCTCCCAGGAAGCCCTCGGCGAGTGGGTGCCGGCGGTAGATATACTCGACGAAGGCACCCAGTACCGCATTCTGGTGGATGTACCCGGCGTAAAAAACGAAGACCTGGAGTTGCTTGAGGAAGGTCAGACCATCACCCTGGCCGGTGTGCGGCATCCCAGGGTGGGCAGCTACGCGCGCCAGGAGCGTTCTACCGGCACCTTTCGACGCACCCTGACCCTGCCTGAGGCCATCCTCCCCAATAGCGCCCAGGCTTCTCTCAAGGGTGGGGTGCTCGAGCTGGTGGTGCAAAAAGCCCGTAAAACCTCGCGCAAAAGCAAAAAATAAGCCAGCCACGAAGGTTTTTATCCTGGAGCCAGTCCAGATAGGCCCAAGGGAATAGTGGCGATTCAAAGGATCTCCTGCACCTCCGGGGCCACCACCATATGACACTTGCGGCAGCGCGGCTCGTAGGCCTCGCTGGCCCCCACCAGGATCACGGGATCGTCGTAGCGGGCTGGTTTGCCGTTCACAAAGCGCTGGGTGCGGGTCGCAGGAGCTCCACAAACCGGACACACGGCATAAAGTTTTTCCACGTACTCGGCGCGGGTCAAAAGGTCGGGCATAATGCCAAAGGGCTCTCCACGAAAGTCCATGTCCAGACCAGCGCAAATCACCCGCACGCCCTTGTCGGCAAGCTCCAGCACTAGCGGTATCAAACCCGCATCAAAAAACTGTGCCTCATCTACTGCGACCACATCGGGAAGAGGCTCGGTCAGGTGGGCCCGCAGCTCGGCCGAATCGTACACCGCAATAGCCTCTGCGCGCCTGCCGTCGTGGCTCGAGACATCTGTTGCGTGCTAGCGGGCATCTATGCGCGGCTTGAATACCAGCACCCGCTGCCGGGCAATCAGGGCCCGCTTGATGCGCCGGATCAATTCGTCCGACTTTCCCGAGAACATCGGCCCAACCACAACTTCAATCCAACCCTGGTGGTGCGGAAGATGGGGCAAGCTCATAACCGGGGCCTAGCATATAGCATTGGCGGTATCGCCGACCGAAAGCGAGAGCAAGCGAGCAATCCAGTTAGCCGGTAGCCGTTCATGGGCCAAGGTATTGCGTGCACGGTTCACAGGCAACAAACAACCTGACTGCGCCAGGGTTCCATCCAGGACAAAGGGTTCTTATACCAGATTCGGTTGATTCTTTACCAAACGGCAGCGAATCTACCCGACCAAAGTTATCCGCGTAGCGGCGGGCAATACCGCCGTTGGAAAGGGCGACGCTTTTTCACCGACCGACAGGGAGCGGAATGCTCTAGAAAGACAACCTCTGGGATATTTGGTTTTGCAACGGTCTTTTTGCATCCTAAAGCACTCCCTTCGGCCCTGTTAGTTCGCCGCCATCCGGCGCCGAACTAACCGAATCTGGTATTAGAGCGGTCTCCAAGTACTTCCGCTCTAAAGTGGCAGCACATTTAGCGTAATATACTCAGATTATATTCTAATACTTTTTACTATTTCTAAAAAATGGACGGTTGTTGGACGGTATTGTGCTAACTTTGCAACAAGCAAAACTGCCATGTTCGGTCTGCCGGAACTCAACTACCATCAGAGCAAAGCCTTGCGGCTCCTGCGGTTGCTGGAGCTCCTGCAACAAAAGCCCTGGAAGCCGGCCGAGCTGCGACAGGAGCTGGGCCTGGGCGAGCGAGCCATTTTCGACTACCTGAACGAGGTAGAAACCCTGGCCGAGCGCCTGGGGTTGCGCTTTGTGCACGACACCCTGCGCAGCACCTACCACATCGAGGTGGTGGAGCGCCTGAGCCTGACCGAGACGGTGGTGGCTTTTGCTACCATCCGGATGCTGGCCCACCACGCACCGGGAACCAACAAGACCTACCAGGAAGCCCTGCGCAAGCTGGCCAAGCACCTGCCCGAGCCGCTCAAAACCCTAGCTCTAAAAAGCACCAATGCCTTGCAGCTTCGTCCTCCCAGCCTGAACGGGGCCAACCTCGAGACCCTGACCCAGGGCTGGCTGGAGCGGCGGGTGGTGGCTTTCGAGTACCGCATCCCGCAGGGTGGGGTCTTTGGGGTGGAGCTCGAGACCTATTTCATCGAGGTTTCGCGGGCCAACATGGCCGTTTATGTCATTGGGAAAGACCGCTTGTATGGCCGCAACATCCATTACCTGGACAACCTTAGAACCTACAAACTTGAGCGCATCCAGCGGCCCCGCTTGCTGGAGGCCTCCTATAGCATTCCCGACGATTTCGACCCAGGCCTGTACCTCTCGACCGCCTGGGGCATTGTGGGCGGCGCAAACCCGCAAAAGGTATTGCTTCGCTTCACGCCAGAAGCCAGCGAACGCATCCGTGAAGGGGGCTATCCCAATCTTTCAATCCTTGAGCAGCTCGAGGGTGGCGACACTCTCGTTGAAATTACCGTTGGCACCGATCATATTGGATTCCCCCTCGAGCTGCTTCCTTGGATACAAAGCTGGGGGCCCCGGGTAGAAGTACTAAAGCCCACCAGTCTGCGGCAGAAGTGGCTGGCCGAGGCCCGCCAGGTGCTCGAACGGTACGACCCCCAGCGGGTAACGGGCCCCAAAACCTACTGGGCCCACACCCACAAAGACCCCACCCGCTGGCAAACCCTGCAGGAACATGCCGCCCAGGTAGCCCGCCTGGCCGCCGAAAAAGCCCGCCCCTTTGGCGATTCGGAGAAGGCCGACCTAGCGGGAAAGCTCCACGACTTGGGCAAGTATGGCGACCTCTTCCAGCGCCGCCTCGAGGGCAAGGAAAAAGGCCTCGACCACTGGTCGGCGGGGGCTCATGTGGCCTTGTTCGAGTACCGCGCCCCCGAGCTGGCTTTAGCCATTCAGGGCCATCACATCGGGCTCCAGAGCGGGGCCAAAGAAAGCCTCAAGGCGATGCGGCTACGCGAGGATGGCCAGGGCTACCCGCCCGAGCTGCGCCTGAGTGAGACCCGCCTGGAGGTGCTTCAAGAGCGCTTGCAATCCGACGGCCTCGAGCTGCCCCCGCCCAGCCAGGCCCAGATAGCGCTGCCCCAAAGCGCCGCGGCCATGCTCGAGACCCGGATGCTCTTCTCGGCCCTGGTCGACGCCGACTTTCTCGACACCGAACGGCACATGCAGGGCGAGGTGCGGCCCAGCCCTCCCCCATTGCAAGCAGCGCTGGCCTTAGAGAAGCTCGAGGCCCGCCTGCAGGCACTCGCAAACCAGGAAGGTCTGCCCCAGCCCATCCGCGCACTTCGTCGGCAGGTCTCCGAAGCCTGTGCAGCGGCAGCGCAAGCACCGGCCCGACTCTTTACCCTCACCGCCCCCACCGGCAGCGGCAAAACCCTGTCCATGCTTCGCTTTGCCCTACAGCGCGCCGCGCAAGACCCGCGCATAAGGCGCATCGTGGTGGTGCTGCCCTACCTTTCTATCCTCGACCAAACCGTGCACATCTACCGCGAGCTATTCGCCGACTTCGGGCCCCACTACATCCTGGAAGACCACAGCCTGGCCTACCGACCGCTGCGCAAGGAGTTTTCCGATGAGCAAGACATCCTGGAACGGGAGCGCCGCCTCTTGAGCGAAAACTGGGAGGCCCCCATCATCCTGACCACCCACGTGCAACTCCTGGAGAGCCTGCACGCGAGCCGCCCCGGCGCCTGCCGCAAGCTGCACAACCTGGCCGGGAGCGTGCTGCTGTTCGACGAGGTACAAACCCTGCCCACCCACCTGGCCGTGCCCACCCTGAAGACCCTTGCGCACCTGGCCAGCGACAAGTACAGCTCGGTGGTGGTCTTTGCCACCGCTACCCAGCCGGCCTTCGATACCCTGCACGACAAAATCCAGGAAAACGAACCGCAGGGCTGGCAGCCGCA includes the following:
- the gatA gene encoding Asp-tRNA(Asn)/Glu-tRNA(Gln) amidotransferase subunit GatA; its protein translation is MLALEIVQSVQSGQRSPREVVESYMQRIEQLEPHIHAFIRLNPQALEEAHVVEHRLARGENLPLAGVPLAVKDNICTQGLETTCGSKMLAAFVPPYSATVVERLRQAGAIVMAKANMDEFAMGSSTEYSAFGPTRNPWDLERVPGGTSGGSAAAVAADMVPVALGTDTGGSVRQPAALCGVYGFKPTYGRISRYGVVATASSLDQVGTLARSVKDLALLSDVISGYDPKDSTSLEAVPQFGKALEAPVQGMTIGIVKEALAVGNSPGVLEALERFRTVMEEQGVRFVEVSIPTLEYALAAYYIVNTAEISSNLARYDGTLYGLRVPGLDSADTMMQSREHGFGPEVQRRVLMGTFVLSSGYYDAYYGKALRARAKLKADLDDAFTQANLLLTPTSPFPAFRFGEKTSDPLSMYLADIDTVAVNLAGAPAMSIPAGLEGNLPVGVQLIGKPLCDEQIFTVAHAFEQATGLAFARAAILNP
- the miaA gene encoding tRNA (adenosine(37)-N6)-dimethylallyltransferase MiaA, with the translated sequence MRDAKQRPHPAIPVLTGPTATGKTELALCLGERYPLAVVSADASMVYRGMDIGTAKPSQAEQQRVRHYLIDVLWPNQPFSVSDYVRRAEEAIEEILEQNRIPLVAGGTGYYIRALSEGLHELPKPDAALQAELWKVVETWGIGPLLAELEAASPEDALRVQRNPRRIVRAVEILRRTGMPPARIPRRAPRFRYLKLILWPPWEWLKPRLEARVERMFAQGLVQEVERLLNQYPHMPTALQSIGYKEVAGYLRGEYTLQEAQQAVVSATRAYAKRQYTWFRKEPGPVTFLPFGGGAAWPDVQSWFECGIQGWL
- a CDS encoding Hsp20/alpha crystallin family protein; protein product: MTIERFDAIERLQTIRQQLDELSRRFASQEALGEWVPAVDILDEGTQYRILVDVPGVKNEDLELLEEGQTITLAGVRHPRVGSYARQERSTGTFRRTLTLPEAILPNSAQASLKGGVLELVVQKARKTSRKSKK
- a CDS encoding CRISPR-associated endonuclease Cas3''; this encodes MFGLPELNYHQSKALRLLRLLELLQQKPWKPAELRQELGLGERAIFDYLNEVETLAERLGLRFVHDTLRSTYHIEVVERLSLTETVVAFATIRMLAHHAPGTNKTYQEALRKLAKHLPEPLKTLALKSTNALQLRPPSLNGANLETLTQGWLERRVVAFEYRIPQGGVFGVELETYFIEVSRANMAVYVIGKDRLYGRNIHYLDNLRTYKLERIQRPRLLEASYSIPDDFDPGLYLSTAWGIVGGANPQKVLLRFTPEASERIREGGYPNLSILEQLEGGDTLVEITVGTDHIGFPLELLPWIQSWGPRVEVLKPTSLRQKWLAEARQVLERYDPQRVTGPKTYWAHTHKDPTRWQTLQEHAAQVARLAAEKARPFGDSEKADLAGKLHDLGKYGDLFQRRLEGKEKGLDHWSAGAHVALFEYRAPELALAIQGHHIGLQSGAKESLKAMRLREDGQGYPPELRLSETRLEVLQERLQSDGLELPPPSQAQIALPQSAAAMLETRMLFSALVDADFLDTERHMQGEVRPSPPPLQAALALEKLEARLQALANQEGLPQPIRALRRQVSEACAAAAQAPARLFTLTAPTGSGKTLSMLRFALQRAAQDPRIRRIVVVLPYLSILDQTVHIYRELFADFGPHYILEDHSLAYRPLRKEFSDEQDILERERRLLSENWEAPIILTTHVQLLESLHASRPGACRKLHNLAGSVLLFDEVQTLPTHLAVPTLKTLAHLASDKYSSVVVFATATQPAFDTLHDKIQENEPQGWQPQEIVPNPEALFGQSQRVAVEWWLKNPTPNPALATLLAADEQALAVLNLKRQAQALFQQAQERGLEGLYHLSTALCPAHRKAVLGQIKARLDQREPCRLIATQVVEAGVELDFPIGYRALGPLEAIAQTAGRVNRHGLRREGRLVVFLPEDEGYPDRAYAQAAQLTRALQAEGGLELTPAAFRRYYQSLYGLQKVSDPEVEQLIKTQNYAELARRYRIIESPAVNVVVPYNEEALALMQEARERGIAADWIHRARPYTVPFFLPHGGPPAFLETVFLRYGRQKSEVPDWFLCPDPACYHPSLGFTPAEGGQAGLVI